One Lysinibacillus sp. OF-1 DNA segment encodes these proteins:
- a CDS encoding TIGR00730 family Rossman fold protein, with protein MNSVAVFCGSSLGASDAYREGAILLGKELAKRQITLIYGGASVGIMATVANTVLQEGGKVIGVIPTLLEEREIAHQHLTELIVVNTMHERKSKMMELADGFIALPGGPGTLEEFFEVFTWNQIGLLQKPCAIFNMEGYFDLLISFFDHMQNEQFLKAQNREALIVAEDTATLLDKCESFVAPAVKTYELSK; from the coding sequence ATGAACAGTGTTGCTGTATTTTGCGGATCAAGTCTTGGCGCTTCTGATGCTTATCGTGAAGGTGCGATTCTACTAGGAAAAGAATTAGCTAAAAGACAAATTACCCTTATTTATGGTGGTGCTTCAGTTGGCATCATGGCTACAGTAGCGAATACCGTGCTACAAGAAGGTGGCAAGGTTATAGGGGTCATTCCTACATTATTAGAAGAACGTGAAATTGCGCATCAGCACTTAACCGAGCTGATTGTTGTGAACACGATGCATGAACGGAAAAGTAAAATGATGGAGCTAGCTGATGGCTTTATTGCCCTTCCTGGTGGTCCTGGTACTTTAGAGGAATTTTTCGAAGTGTTTACTTGGAATCAAATAGGGCTGCTTCAAAAGCCTTGTGCGATTTTCAATATGGAAGGCTATTTTGATTTATTAATCTCATTTTTTGACCATATGCAAAATGAACAATTTTTAAAAGCTCAAAATCGTGAAGCATTAATTGTCGCTGAAGACACTGCAACGCTTTTAGATAAATGTGAAAGCTTTGTTGCTCCGGCTGTGAAAACCTATGAATTAAGCAAATAG
- a CDS encoding NUDIX domain-containing protein — MIRNSVKAIIIVDGNILLIKNQDDEGYFYLCPGGGQEHGETFPKTLQRECLEEIGSSVQIGELLFIREYIGKNHEHAAFDANVHQVEYYFQCQFNGQVCQPTNPDQHQIGTQWIPIEELHTYRFYPKAFIRPLQHFIQGQQTAIYLGDVN; from the coding sequence ATGATTAGAAATTCTGTAAAAGCCATCATTATCGTTGATGGCAATATATTGCTAATAAAAAATCAAGATGACGAGGGCTATTTTTATCTTTGCCCGGGTGGTGGACAAGAGCATGGTGAGACATTCCCTAAAACACTGCAAAGAGAATGCCTCGAAGAAATCGGCTCCTCTGTTCAGATTGGAGAGCTTCTTTTTATCCGAGAATATATTGGAAAAAATCATGAGCATGCCGCCTTTGACGCAAATGTCCACCAGGTAGAATATTATTTTCAATGTCAATTCAATGGGCAAGTTTGTCAGCCAACCAATCCAGATCAACATCAAATCGGCACACAGTGGATACCTATAGAAGAGCTACACACTTATAGATTTTATCCTAAAGCATTCATCCGCCCTCTACAGCACTTTATCCAAGGACAACAAACAGCGATTTATTTAGGAGATGTCAATTAA
- a CDS encoding multidrug effflux MFS transporter codes for MKKQAVPSLLLMIVLVAFPQISETIYTPSLPDIAAALGVSNSSVQLTLSIYFIGFALGVFCWGWISDFIGRRPAMLAGLLFYGIGSLLCVYAESIPFLIASRFIQAFGAATGSIITQTILRESVAGSQRHAMFAQISAVIAFTPAVGPLIGGWVDQALGFRAVFFVLVVMSILLFMYAYYRLPETTDPAARQRIAIWPVVKRIVASPTVLVYGLLIGGINGVLFSYYAEAPFIFIGHFEMSPGLYGFLGIIVALASIIGAMISKRLVINHPPQKIIHLGCLVMLLGAVLLTIVCLMPLHAILVEIGILLTVFVLLLGSGMALPNCLSLALVDFQDVIGTAGAIFSLGYYLLVSAITTGMSLLHNGSLLTMPLYFLGLSLTMWLCGRKFIR; via the coding sequence TTGAAAAAACAGGCAGTACCATCTTTATTATTAATGATTGTTCTTGTGGCATTTCCACAAATTAGTGAAACGATATACACACCATCTCTACCGGATATTGCCGCTGCACTTGGTGTATCCAATAGTTCTGTCCAATTAACTTTAAGCATCTATTTTATTGGCTTCGCATTAGGTGTTTTTTGCTGGGGATGGATTTCTGATTTCATTGGCCGTCGACCTGCCATGTTAGCCGGTCTCCTTTTTTACGGTATAGGGAGCTTGCTCTGTGTTTACGCAGAGTCGATTCCCTTTCTAATTGCAAGTCGATTTATTCAAGCGTTTGGGGCTGCCACTGGCTCCATTATTACACAGACCATTTTGCGTGAAAGCGTAGCAGGTAGCCAGCGACATGCTATGTTCGCACAAATTTCAGCTGTCATTGCCTTTACCCCTGCGGTAGGGCCGTTGATTGGTGGCTGGGTCGATCAAGCACTTGGCTTTCGAGCCGTGTTTTTTGTCCTTGTGGTGATGAGTATCTTGTTGTTCATGTATGCTTATTACAGACTTCCTGAAACAACAGATCCAGCCGCAAGACAACGAATAGCGATTTGGCCTGTCGTCAAACGCATTGTTGCTTCGCCAACCGTTCTTGTCTATGGACTACTGATTGGGGGCATCAATGGTGTACTATTTAGCTACTATGCCGAAGCACCCTTTATCTTCATTGGTCATTTTGAAATGTCACCAGGCCTATACGGTTTTCTTGGTATCATTGTGGCATTGGCTTCTATCATAGGGGCCATGATTTCAAAACGACTGGTCATCAACCATCCACCGCAAAAAATCATTCACCTCGGCTGTCTGGTGATGCTTTTGGGTGCTGTGCTGTTGACTATCGTTTGTTTGATGCCACTGCATGCAATACTCGTAGAAATCGGCATCTTGCTGACCGTTTTCGTCCTACTGCTCGGCTCTGGCATGGCACTTCCTAATTGCCTAAGTCTTGCACTAGTAGACTTTCAGGATGTTATTGGGACAGCAGGCGCGATTTTTAGTCTCGGCTATTACCTATTAGTCAGTGCCATCACAACGGGTATGAGTTTGCTACACAACGGTTCTTTATTAACAATGCCACTCTATTTCTTAGGTCTATCCCTGACGATGTGGCTTTGTGGGAGAAAATTTATACGATAA
- a CDS encoding Ger(x)C family spore germination protein: MSQKNIAIVILMLTTTLLMSGCWDVTEPQRMYYVQGVGVDYKDNEYTVYLQIINFANVAKTEQSNPQASPTEIGQAKGKTIEEAIYKLYRSMDQEVFWGHMTYLLFSENAMKDEHAIAVIDTFLRFRETRYHIWVYCTQDPIEDVLLVSPLLEKSPTAAKLSNPKNTAKQESFVEPVNLRQLVIGLNEPNHEMKIPYVTVNENWETIDGTKTETVFAGVGILSKDSFKGYIKGKAARGIEWMNDETKQGEITVKLENNEKSDFLTVDIQKLDVDVKPIVQNNQVQFEVYLKFNTILNGFKGKLTPDQVRKKVEKAVKDEIMATFEEGLKMDADVFRLSEYLYRDNVKAWKKLEKDGKIPITKDSIRKIDIHINKVSPGRKTFEETIAE; the protein is encoded by the coding sequence ATGAGTCAAAAAAATATTGCGATTGTTATTTTAATGCTTACGACTACACTACTCATGTCAGGCTGCTGGGATGTTACAGAGCCTCAACGAATGTATTATGTGCAAGGTGTTGGGGTTGATTATAAGGATAATGAATATACTGTGTACTTACAAATTATCAACTTTGCCAACGTAGCGAAAACAGAACAATCTAACCCTCAAGCCTCACCTACAGAAATTGGTCAAGCGAAGGGAAAAACAATAGAAGAAGCGATTTACAAATTATATCGTTCCATGGACCAAGAAGTATTTTGGGGGCATATGACCTATCTTCTTTTCTCAGAGAATGCGATGAAGGATGAGCATGCCATTGCTGTAATCGATACTTTTTTACGCTTTCGTGAAACTAGATATCATATTTGGGTCTACTGTACACAAGACCCAATCGAGGATGTTTTATTAGTTTCCCCTTTATTAGAGAAGTCACCGACTGCCGCGAAATTAAGTAATCCTAAAAATACGGCTAAGCAGGAGTCCTTTGTAGAGCCTGTTAATTTGCGACAGCTAGTGATTGGCTTAAATGAGCCAAACCATGAAATGAAAATCCCTTACGTAACTGTCAATGAAAACTGGGAAACCATAGATGGTACCAAAACAGAAACCGTTTTTGCAGGTGTCGGTATCCTCTCAAAGGATAGTTTTAAAGGCTATATTAAAGGTAAAGCCGCTCGCGGTATTGAATGGATGAACGATGAAACAAAGCAAGGGGAAATCACTGTTAAATTGGAAAATAACGAGAAAAGTGATTTCTTAACTGTCGATATTCAAAAGTTAGATGTCGATGTCAAACCTATCGTCCAAAACAATCAAGTCCAATTTGAGGTGTATTTAAAATTCAACACAATTTTAAATGGCTTTAAAGGGAAGCTGACACCCGATCAAGTAAGAAAAAAAGTAGAAAAAGCAGTCAAAGATGAAATTATGGCTACCTTCGAGGAAGGCTTGAAAATGGATGCGGATGTCTTTCGCTTATCAGAATACCTCTACCGCGATAATGTAAAGGCATGGAAGAAACTAGAAAAGGATGGCAAAATTCCGATAACGAAGGATTCCATCCGTAAAATCGATATTCATATTAATAAAGTAAGCCCTGGCCGTAAAACATTTGAAGAGACCATCGCCGAATAA
- a CDS encoding dimethylarginine dimethylaminohydrolase family protein, protein MAQSEFAFPATGNPTDDEFLTEETLAIYAGVDTLGKNFKEVFPERQQQWELERANFKRVLEKYGVEVQVPRLLTDYEKELGQEDGYSNFFVRDPFFTIGHFLIEGSLRFPHRRNEILPVRNLLAQEANDNQCFYVSIPKPDIADGLDSEAGPFLEGGDVLVLDKTIFVGNSGLASNKNGVQWLRNLASHFDFTVVEVPLHPTILHLDCALSLVRDGLMIVCEDAFLEGIPEQLKDWDKIHVSLEDASRLATNGLPINEEVYITDKEFTWIGEQLVQRGVTVEYVDFNISRSFGGSFRCSTQPLLRTNA, encoded by the coding sequence ATGGCTCAATCAGAGTTTGCTTTTCCCGCTACAGGCAATCCAACAGATGACGAATTTTTAACAGAAGAAACGCTAGCCATTTATGCAGGCGTTGATACGCTCGGTAAAAACTTCAAAGAGGTCTTTCCAGAAAGACAGCAGCAATGGGAATTAGAACGAGCAAATTTTAAAAGGGTACTTGAAAAATATGGTGTGGAAGTACAGGTGCCACGACTTTTAACAGATTATGAAAAAGAGCTAGGACAAGAGGATGGCTATAGCAATTTCTTTGTTCGTGATCCCTTTTTCACTATCGGTCATTTTTTAATTGAAGGCTCCCTTCGATTTCCTCATAGACGGAACGAAATCTTGCCAGTGCGTAATCTTTTAGCTCAGGAAGCAAACGATAACCAATGTTTCTATGTGTCCATTCCAAAGCCTGATATCGCAGACGGGCTGGATTCTGAGGCTGGCCCATTTTTAGAGGGTGGCGATGTGTTAGTGCTAGATAAAACGATTTTCGTAGGAAATTCAGGGCTAGCCTCCAATAAAAATGGCGTGCAGTGGCTGCGTAATTTAGCCAGTCATTTTGATTTTACAGTGGTCGAGGTTCCACTTCATCCAACGATTCTCCATCTAGACTGTGCACTTAGTTTGGTAAGGGATGGTCTGATGATTGTCTGCGAGGATGCTTTCTTAGAGGGAATCCCCGAACAGCTGAAGGATTGGGATAAAATTCATGTTTCCCTAGAAGATGCCTCACGACTTGCAACAAACGGTCTCCCTATCAATGAAGAGGTTTACATTACAGATAAAGAATTTACATGGATTGGCGAGCAATTAGTACAAAGAGGTGTCACTGTAGAATACGTTGATTTTAACATCTCCCGAAGCTTTGGTGGTTCTTTTAGATGTAGTACACAACCACTATTACGGACAAATGCATAG
- a CDS encoding YkuS family protein, giving the protein MSRIIGVEQSLSNIEDALKAKGYEVIQLRNEEDAKKCDACIITGQDRDVMGISDPVMAGPVIDADGLSANDVIQRVEKYFH; this is encoded by the coding sequence ATGTCTAGAATTATTGGTGTGGAACAATCATTATCTAATATCGAGGATGCTTTAAAAGCAAAAGGCTATGAGGTCATCCAGCTTCGCAATGAAGAGGATGCCAAAAAATGTGATGCTTGTATCATTACAGGTCAGGACAGAGACGTGATGGGCATTAGTGATCCTGTCATGGCAGGCCCTGTCATTGATGCAGATGGCTTGTCAGCAAATGACGTCATTCAACGTGTCGAAAAATATTTCCACTAA
- a CDS encoding MazG nucleotide pyrophosphohydrolase domain-containing protein, with translation MELNEFQRWVKDYYEARGWSELNIFTRIGFLAEETGEVARAIRAIEIGRDRPDEKTQSYEEHKQELIEELGDVLGNLIVIANQYDIPLEEIFAAHQDKLVKRYQD, from the coding sequence TTGGAACTAAATGAATTTCAACGTTGGGTAAAGGATTATTATGAAGCACGAGGCTGGTCAGAGCTCAATATTTTTACACGTATTGGCTTCTTGGCAGAAGAAACTGGTGAGGTAGCGAGAGCCATTCGAGCGATCGAGATTGGTAGAGATCGACCAGATGAAAAAACACAATCCTATGAGGAACATAAACAAGAGCTTATTGAAGAGCTAGGGGATGTACTAGGCAATCTTATTGTCATTGCCAATCAATATGATATTCCATTAGAAGAAATATTTGCGGCTCATCAAGACAAGCTAGTAAAACGCTATCAGGACTAG
- a CDS encoding Fragile-X-F protein, protein MGIAEVLTIVFVVLKLTDVIAWSWWVVLLPAILSFSLYVIVVVIKLMTVLIAVIAVKRREKRVDQ, encoded by the coding sequence ATGGGCATTGCAGAAGTGTTGACCATTGTCTTTGTCGTTTTAAAGCTAACAGATGTGATTGCTTGGTCGTGGTGGGTCGTTTTATTACCAGCCATACTCTCATTCAGTTTGTATGTCATTGTGGTAGTAATAAAGCTTATGACGGTCCTTATTGCGGTAATCGCTGTTAAAAGGCGGGAAAAAAGGGTGGATCAATAA
- a CDS encoding GNAT family N-acetyltransferase, with the protein MEYQVEVLHKQHEAFTNFLSEKIRAYNNEHSSYHRASRQQGAIQPLQLIVTDLQQQWVGGITAEVYWGWVEIHKFWFSEEYRGKGIGTKLLAKAELVAKEMGATKALLTTYEFQARTFYEAQGYQVVGEIKDYPPGSSYYTMVKNLV; encoded by the coding sequence ATGGAATATCAAGTTGAGGTTTTACATAAACAGCATGAAGCGTTTACGAATTTTTTAAGTGAAAAAATTCGCGCCTATAATAATGAACATTCCTCTTATCATCGTGCAAGTAGACAGCAGGGGGCAATCCAACCATTGCAATTGATAGTCACAGATTTACAGCAGCAATGGGTAGGTGGTATAACGGCTGAAGTCTACTGGGGATGGGTGGAAATACATAAGTTTTGGTTTAGTGAAGAGTATCGTGGAAAAGGAATTGGCACAAAGCTCCTAGCCAAGGCAGAGTTAGTAGCAAAGGAAATGGGTGCTACAAAAGCTCTGCTGACAACCTACGAGTTTCAAGCTCGCACATTTTATGAGGCACAAGGCTATCAAGTGGTAGGAGAAATTAAAGATTATCCACCAGGTAGTAGTTATTATACGATGGTGAAAAATCTAGTGTAA